GAAGCCGCCGGTATTCACAATGGCCGAATAGATTTCATAACCTTGTTCCAGCAGGTACTTCACACAAAACGATGTGTCTAAACCGCCGCTGAACGCGAGAACTACTTTTTTCATTTTAATGAGTGAATGAGTGAAGGTGAGAATGAGTGAATGTTTAATGAGTGAAGTAGTGAATGATGGAATGAGTGAATGAAAAAATATTCACTCATTCCATCATTCACTACTTCACTCATTGTTTTTAGGCGGAACGTACAACATGGCGGTGCAGAGACAGTTACTTCTTCCTTTAGCGGTCAGGATCTCGAAGTTGACGCAGCTGCGGCAGCCTTTCCAGAACTCCTCGTCATTGGTGAGTTCTGAGTAGGTTACGGGGCGGTAACCCAGGTCTGAGTTGATTTTCATGACTGCCAATGCCGTCGTTAACCCAAAGATTTTGGCGTTGGGGTACTTGGTGCGGCTCAGTTCGAAGATTTTCTCCTTGATGCGTTTGGCCAGTCCGCTTTTGCGAAGGTGCGGCGACACAATCAGGCCCGAGTTGGCCACGTATTCGCCGTGGCCCCAAGTTTCAATGTAGCAGAAGCCCGCCCAGTTGCCAGCGGCGTCAAACGCGATGACGGCTTTGCCTTCGGTCATCTTCATGGCCACGTACTCGGGGCTGCGCTTGGCAATGCCGGTGCCGCGGGCCTTGGCAGAGGCCTCCATCTCGTCACAGATTAGCTGGGCGAACGGGGTGTGCTCCTCAGAAGCCACCACCACAGAGAAATCAGATTGGGAAGTTTCCATGGAAACGGATGCAATGGGCTGTGTCTGTACAGCCGTAGCGTACATACGCATGGGTATATGTTTTAGATATTTTTTAAAAAGAGAAAAGGGGGACGCCAATAATGCTATGGGCGGCCTGCACGTAGTCCGGGTGGGTTGTTTCCAACAACTGGAGCCGGTGGCCTAGCGCCTCGGTCGGGAAAGGTAAATGGGGGTAGAAAAAACTGTTCTGGGAAGAACAGAAAAAAGCGCACTCCAAAGGCTGGAGCGTTTTACCGAGCCGGAGGCCACAGATAAAAGCGACTTTTTATTCATTGAGGTAGAAAGATATCAAAGGTAGAGAGGCATCTACTCAGACGCCTCGGCGCAAATATTTCAATTAAAAAATGAAATAAACAATTAACGCAGTTAAAATTTAATGAAATATTATAAAAATAGGTATTAATCTGCCAGAACAGCCGCAAAAACCCTAAAGCGTTGCTACTTATACTTCAACAGACGTATATTATTTCTGGTATGATAAAAAAAACATTTCCGTTTTTGCCCTCATTTCCAGAATGGAGCCCGAAAACGGAAAAATAAATTCGATAATTCTCAAATAGTAAAGGCGCAGTCCCTTCTCCCTTTGGGAGAAGGCTAGGATGAGGGAGATTTCTTTTAAACTAAAAAAGCATTTACTGTGAAATTACACCCTCACCCTAACCTTCTCCCAGGGGGAGAGGGGATTTTCATGGTACCCGTTTTTGGCTCCGTTTTTGGAAATGAGCCCGAAAACGAAAGAATGACTTAAGACTGGTTGAACTGCAACCTCAACAGATTGGCGTAGATACCGGCGGGGTTGCCAGAAAGTTCGTCATGCGTACCTTGTTCGGCGATGCGGCCTTTGTCAATGACCAGAATCTTGTCTACTTTTCTGATGGTGGCCAGGCGGTGCGCAATGATGATGGTGGTGCGGTCTTTCATCAGTTCATCCATGGCGTCCTGCACCAATTTCTCAGATTCAGAGTCCAGGGAACTGGTGGCTTCGTCCAGAATCAAAATAGACGGATCTTTGAGAATGGCCCGGGCGATGGCCACGCGCTGGCGCTGTCCGCCTGAGAGTTTAATGCCGCGTTCGCCCACCACGGTGTCAAACGCTTCTGGGAAACTCTGGATGAATTGCAGCGCGTTGGCTTTTTGGGCGGCCAAGACAATCTCCTCCTCGGTGGCGGCTGGTTTTCCATAGGCAATGTTTTCCCTTATTGTGCCGCCAAACAAGAGCACTTCCTGCGGCACAATGCCCAGGTTGCTGCGCAAATCATGCAGCGGCATGAAATTGATGTTCTGCCCGTCAACCAGAATGGTGCCCTGGTCTACGGCGTAAAACTTCATCAAAAGCTGTACAATGGTAGACTTGCCCGCGCCGCTGGGACCCACCAGGGCAATTTTCTCGCCGGCTTTTATCTCGAAGTCAATGTCTTGCAGCACTTGTAAATCTTGCCGGGTAGGGTAGGAGAAGCCCACGTTCTGATAGCGCACGCTGCCGTTGAACCTTGCCACGCTGGTAGGAACCAACCCAAAATCTTTGTTCTCAACGGGCAAATCCAGAATCTCCAGAATACGCTCAGACGCGCCCAAAGACACCTGCACCTTGGCGTATAAATCGCCTAAACCGGCTACCGAGGCCCCAATGAACGTGGTGTAGAGCACAAAAGACGTGAGTTCGCCCAGTGTGAGTTCGCCGCGCTGCACCAAGGTGGCGCCGTACCAAATCACCAGAATAATGCCGCCAAACAAGCCCACAATAATGAAAGAGATGAACGCGCCTCTATAAAACGACGTGGAAATGGCCGTTTTCACGGACCGTTGCAACGCCGTGCGGTAGCGGCCAATCTCAAACAGTTCATTCGTGAAGGACTTGACCACCTGAATGGCCTGCAGGGTTTCCTCCACAATCACGTTGGTGATGGCCAGTTCATCTTGCGTGCGCTTGGACAGTTTTTTCAGGCGTTTCCCGAACACCATGGCCAGAACCACCAGCACCGGAAACGTGGCCAGCATGAACAGCGACAGCTTGACGGAGGTGTACATGATAAACCCGATGCCCACCAAGAGCGTGGTAATCTGCCGGAAAAGCTCGGCCAGCGTAATAGAAAAACCGTCTTGGATGTAGCTTACGTCTGAGGTGATGCGGCTGGTGACTTCGCCCACGCGGCGGGTCTCAAAGAACGTGAGCGGCAAGCCCATGAACTGGGAATAGAGGCTCTGGCGCACATCGGCCACGGCATTCTCACTAACCCGCGCAAAGAAATATACCCTGAAGAACGAGAAAATGCCCTGCAGCAGAATCACGCCAAACAGGCACGCCGCAATCAGGTCAATGTCATTGGTGAAGAAGTTGGTTTGGTTGCCCACCGCGGCGTCCAGCAAAATGCCCGTAATGGCCGGAAACGCCATAAACGTAAGGCTGGAGAACAGCAGAAAGCCCAACCCAATGAGGAAGTTCGTTTTGTAAGGCAAGACAAACCGGAACACTTGCAGTCCCCGGCGCAGACTCTCTTTACTCAGTTTGGTCTTTCCCTCGGTCTCCGCTGCTGGGTCAGAGGCAGCTCTGCGTTTTGCCATGTAATCAATCTGTTTCTAAAAGTAGCGTCAGCCCGAAGGCCGGCGAAGGCCAGTGGTTTTTGGCAAGTCCGTTTCCGTTTTTGGCTTCGTTTTCAGAAATGGGCCCGAAAACAGGAAAGGGCGTTGCCGCTGGCAAAATCGTGCAAAGGTAGGTATTCTGCCGCAATCTGGCGCAGGAATTTCAAGCAAGTTGGCTATTTCTATCCGTTGGTTTTGACAAGGCCCACAGACCCAGCAGCATCAGAAACCCATTCAGCAGCAACACCTCAAACCCAAATTTGTAACCCCAGAACCAGGCTTCAGAATTAGCACTGATGATATACGTGCACATCGGCGAGAGCACGCCCAACACCGGCACCATTTGGTCTTTTACGGCTCTTTTCGTCAACATCCCGAAGGTGAACATGCCCAGCAGCGGACCGTACGTGTAGCCTACCAACGTAAACAGCGTGGCAATAATGCTTTGGTCATTGAACAGCTTAAACCCCAGAATCACCAGATACAACAGTACTGAAAACCCAACGTGTACCCAGTTTTTGTATCTGATTCGCTCAGCTTCCGGGTGGTCTTTGAAATTCAGGAAATCCACGCAGAACGAAGTGGTCAAGGCGGTCAAGGCTGAATCTGCCGATGCATAGGTAATAGCCGTGATGCCCAGCACAAACGCCACCGCCGCCACTGCTGAGAAATGATTCAAGGCCAGAAACGGAAACACATCATCGGCCCGTGCAGGTAACGTGATGCCTTTTTGGTGCGCGTACAGATACAGCAGCGCGCCCAGACTCAGGAACAGCACATTGACCACCACCAGAATGACAGTAAACCAGAACATGTTCTTTTGCGATTCTGGGAGGTTGCGGCAGCTTAGGTTTTTCTGCATCATGTCCTGATCCAGCCCGGTCATGGCAATGGTGATGAACATGCCGGCCAACAACTGCTTCACAATGAAATTTGGCGCTTTGGCATCCCAGACCACCAGTTGGGAATAAGAACTTTCAGAAATGGTTTGCGTGAGGTTTTGGAACGAAAGGTTGAGTTCCTGTGAAACCAGCACAATGCTCAAGCCCAGACACACCAGCATGGCCAGGGTCTGCAGCGTGTCGGTCCAGATAATAGTTTTCATGCCGCCCCTGAACGTATAAAGCCAGATAAACGCAATAGTCAAGCCCACAGACACTTCAAACGGCACGCCCAATGGCCCGAACACCGCCAACTGCAACACGCCCGCCACCAGGTACAGCCGCAACGCCGAACTCAACGTGCGCGACAGCAGGAAAAACGCCGCGCCCGTTTTATAAGACCAAAAGCCCAGCCGCGTCTCCAGATACGTGTAAATTGACACCAGTTGCAGGCGGTAATACAGCGGCAGCAGCACCAGCGCAATCACCACGTAGCCCAGCACATAGCCCAGCACCATCTGCAAATAGGTGAACCCCGTTTTCTCCACCATGCCCGGAATAGACACAAACGTAATCCCGCTCAACGTAGTCCCAATCATCCCAAACGCCACCACGTACCACGGCGAATTTCTGTTCGCTAAGAAAAAACTGCCCGTAGATTCGCCTTTCTTGCTGGTCACAAAAGACACCGCCAACAGCAGACAGAAATAACCTACAATTATGCCCAGGGTTAACAGCGGAGACACTTTAGTTAATTAAGAATTGGGAATTAGGAATTAG
This region of Rufibacter sp. LB8 genomic DNA includes:
- a CDS encoding ABC transporter ATP-binding protein; protein product: MAKRRAASDPAAETEGKTKLSKESLRRGLQVFRFVLPYKTNFLIGLGFLLFSSLTFMAFPAITGILLDAAVGNQTNFFTNDIDLIAACLFGVILLQGIFSFFRVYFFARVSENAVADVRQSLYSQFMGLPLTFFETRRVGEVTSRITSDVSYIQDGFSITLAELFRQITTLLVGIGFIMYTSVKLSLFMLATFPVLVVLAMVFGKRLKKLSKRTQDELAITNVIVEETLQAIQVVKSFTNELFEIGRYRTALQRSVKTAISTSFYRGAFISFIIVGLFGGIILVIWYGATLVQRGELTLGELTSFVLYTTFIGASVAGLGDLYAKVQVSLGASERILEILDLPVENKDFGLVPTSVARFNGSVRYQNVGFSYPTRQDLQVLQDIDFEIKAGEKIALVGPSGAGKSTIVQLLMKFYAVDQGTILVDGQNINFMPLHDLRSNLGIVPQEVLLFGGTIRENIAYGKPAATEEEIVLAAQKANALQFIQSFPEAFDTVVGERGIKLSGGQRQRVAIARAILKDPSILILDEATSSLDSESEKLVQDAMDELMKDRTTIIIAHRLATIRKVDKILVIDKGRIAEQGTHDELSGNPAGIYANLLRLQFNQS
- a CDS encoding sodium:solute symporter, encoding MSPLLTLGIIVGYFCLLLAVSFVTSKKGESTGSFFLANRNSPWYVVAFGMIGTTLSGITFVSIPGMVEKTGFTYLQMVLGYVLGYVVIALVLLPLYYRLQLVSIYTYLETRLGFWSYKTGAAFFLLSRTLSSALRLYLVAGVLQLAVFGPLGVPFEVSVGLTIAFIWLYTFRGGMKTIIWTDTLQTLAMLVCLGLSIVLVSQELNLSFQNLTQTISESSYSQLVVWDAKAPNFIVKQLLAGMFITIAMTGLDQDMMQKNLSCRNLPESQKNMFWFTVILVVVNVLFLSLGALLYLYAHQKGITLPARADDVFPFLALNHFSAVAAVAFVLGITAITYASADSALTALTTSFCVDFLNFKDHPEAERIRYKNWVHVGFSVLLYLVILGFKLFNDQSIIATLFTLVGYTYGPLLGMFTFGMLTKRAVKDQMVPVLGVLSPMCTYIISANSEAWFWGYKFGFEVLLLNGFLMLLGLWALSKPTDRNSQLA